The genome window TATAAGATGATCACAGCACAGAGTTTGATAATACAAAATTCGATGAATTCTGTGTTGAAAATGGCATAAGTCATAATTTTTCAGCTCCAAGAATACCTCAACAAAATAGTGTTATTGAGAGaaaaaataggactcttgaagacatggcaaggacAATGTTGATTGACAGTGGCATTGCAAAAAACTTCTAGGCGGAAGCAGTTAATACTGTAtgctacttggtgaacaggtgcatgatcaggtccctcctGAACAAAACCCGTATGAACTGCTGAACAGGAGGAAACCCAAGCTAACACATTTAAGGATATTTGGCTGCAAATATTTTGTCCTTAACAATGGTAAGGAAGCACTTGGAAAATTTGATGctaaaagtgatgaaggaatattTCTGGGCTATTCAGCACAAAGCAAAGCCTACAAAGTCTACAACAAAAAAACTCAATGTGTTGAGGAAagcatacatgtgatctttgatgaatcacaccaactatgtgggaaagattcacatgataagattgaTCAAGAATGAGAGTAGTCAACAGTTCCTGGTGAAGTCATTGATATGGCAAATGGAAAGGCTGATGATGAGTCACGTCAAGGAATCAAATAGTGATAATGCAGATGTATCTCCAGCTGATGCataggaacctggttcctccatcACAATAACTGAAGTTGAGAACAGAGTCGTTGATGTTGTGCAAGGAACCCCAGATGCTGAGCTGAGAAGCGGGACTCAAGTCAACAATGGGTCACATTCTGAAGAACCTAGACCCTCTCATAATGAGTTTCAGGTGtctaactggaagcacaaaagttCACCCCCTCTTCAGAATGTGATCACTCCACTTGACTCAGGGATTCAAACAAGATCAAAGTCAAGAAACTCACTTGCCTTCTCAACCTTTCTCTCTCAAATTGAGCCAaaaaatatcaaggaagcattgaaagatgctgacTGGATTACTGCCATGCAAGATGAACTCCATCTATTTGAGTGAAATAGTGTGTGGCACCTGGTCCCTCGACCTACTAATAGAATTGTCATAGGATCCAGGTGGGTATTCgaaaacaaacttgatgagtttggaaacacaacaaggaacaaggcaaggctagtagttcaaggctacaatcaagaagaagggatcgactatgatgaaacttttgctccagttgcttGAACGGAAGCCATCATAATTCTCATTGCCTTTGCAtatcatatggaattcaaattgttccaaatggatatcaaaagtgcatttctgaatggttttctaaaagaagaagtcttCGTCAAGAAACCTCCTGGCTTCGAATGTCATGAGCATCCTGAGCATGTTTTTAAACTTGACAAAGGTTTATATGGGCTGAAGCAGGCTCctcgtgcatggtatgaaaggctgtcaaaatttctcctagaaaatggctttacaagaggaaaaatcgACAACACCCTATTTCTGAAGAAATAggggaggaacctgctcattgtgcaGGTTTATGTTGACGACATCATCTTTGGTGCAACAACTAATTCTCTGTGTGAGGAGTTTGCAAAGCTCATggaagtgagtttgaaatgagcatgatagaAGAATTAAATTTCTTCTTGAGTCTACAAGTTAAGCAAACTCCTAATGGCACaatgataagtcagcagaagtacatcAAAGAGCTTCTAAAAAGGTTTGAGATGGAAAGCTCAAAAATCATTGATACTCTTATTGCCACTGCCACTCGTCTAGAcctagatgaacctggttctcctgTGAAGGAGACCATGTATAGAGGCATCATTGGGTCACTCCTGTATCTCACAAAAAGCAGACCAGATATCGTATTCAGCGTAGGATTATGTTCTAGGTTTCAATtcaatccaaaggaatctcatctgaaggctgccaaGAGAATCCTAAGGTATCTCAAAGGAACACATGACCCggttctctactatccctcaTGAGACAACTTCGACTTAATCgggtatgctgatgctgattatgctggttatctggtggatagaAAAAGCACTTTTGGTATGGCACACTTTATGGGATAGTGTCTAATTTCATAGGGTACGAGGAAACAAAATTCAGTGGCTCTTTAAACTGCAGAAGCTAAGTATGTGGCAGCTGCATCTTGTTGTGCTCAAATGTTGTGGATTAAGTAGCAGTTAGAGGACTTTGGTGTATTTTCTGATTGTGTCTCATTACTGTGTGACAAAACCAGTGCTCTCAACATGGTAAAGAATCCATTTCAGCACAAGAGAACAAATCAGATTGGTGTGCGCCATCACTTTCTCAGAGATAATGTTGAAAAAGGGCTTATCTCCATGAAGTTTTGTAGCACAGAATATCAAATTGCAtatatcttcaccaaagcactgagCAGAGAGCATTTTGAAAGAAATCGGTTGACATTAGGGTTGATAAAATCAAGCTGAGCACCTGGTTCctcaatgattggctatgaaagaaatgaACAGGTAAAAcagctaaaaagtattttttttggcaAGCTCTAACTCAtttctataccgttacaggtagacacgcatTGCAATTACAGAGCACACAGGAAGCCAATGGTATTGCATGTTGGTAAAAGGACGCGGCTCACATTTACAAAAGTAGTCAAGGAACCTGGTTCCCgtgacacaggttagtagttcctTTGTACTCTCATGCACAACTTTTTAACGGCTGAGAAAGTAACACGTCATTAAAATTTTAGTTCTCCCTTTTCCCTTTTTGGAACCCAAGAGTCGTACCCATTAGTAAGCGACCCGTCAACCCAAAAACATTACTACCCATTCCAACCGGTCCCTCACCCTCCTTAAATAAATCCAAAAGGTGTCTTTATCACCATTGTTCACATCAAAAGCCAAAACCCCCCTtttgctctcaaaaccaaatacTCATTCTTCTTACTACAAAACCCCACCATGTCTAAAAATCTAGAAGCCTCAAATCTTCCAGATATCGTCCCTACTGTGTCTCCATCTCAAGAAGTACATGTAACAGAGTCTAAGTCTCTTATGTCATCAAATCGAAACCCCAACAAGATTCTCAACTACCCTATGTTTCTTCTCCAACCCAATCAAGTTTTGGTTTTCATCGGAGTCGCAAAACTTCGAACGCAAAGAGGCTTGTGACTGCGACCTCTCCCTTTGTCTCGTCAAAAAAATGGCTGAGGGAGAAACAGTAGAGGAAGATGAAAATCATGAAGTTTCTAGTCTGCAAGTTGAAGAAAGCACTGAGGCACAAAAGAGTGCGGTTTGTAGTGGTGAAGAATCAGCGTCAATTACCCCAAATCTTGACTTGAATGTTGCCAACCCTACATGTAATACTCTTTATGTGCCTTCTGAATCTACTTTGGGGTTGAATGAACAAGAGGCCATAGAGAATATGTTGTTAATAGCTGTCGAGGGGAGTTTAGTTGGTGGTTATGAAGGTGTTTCTGAAACCATTGGGTCTTAGGGGGAAGGTGATAGTCTACAGGTAGAGGGTAGGGAACTTGTATCTATTGAAAATCAGGCACCTGAAAGTACTACTGGGGAACCACATGAGGGACCCGATCCCTCAGCCCAAGAGGAGCCCtctgctcctacttgggatgagACCCAATATTTTTCAAAAGAACCCCAGGTTAGTACTGATCCCGCTCCCTCTCTGCATTTCGATGTTGAGCCATTAACCATTGTTGTTCCTGAGATGAAATCTCTCTGTGAGAAAGAGAATGAGGATAGTGAGGAAGATTATGACAATATCGTTGTTGCTAGTTTTATTGCTTCTAGAAGTAGTAAGGCAACTCCTAAAATGCCAACTCCTAAAAGACCTACTACTACGCTACAAAAGAAGGAAGCTTTTGAACCAGTTctgaagaaaaataaggaagaaaagaagaagaagaagaagaagaagaagaagaagaagaagaagaagaaaaagaaaatgaagaggTTGGTGAAGGGTGAAAAGTTAGTAAATGAAGAGGTAGTGCCTCCACCACTTATTGTTGACGTTGATGACGAGGTGAATAAGGAACCCAGTTCCTTAATTCGTAAGTCCTCTAAGAAACCTATTGTTCCAAAATCTAGGAAAGCGTCCTCTGTGAGAATGATAGAGTTTAGCAATGTTGAAGTGGAAAAGTCTGGTGAAAAGGTGGCTGAGGAGTCTGGTAAGAAGGTTCTGAGAAATCTACAGAGAAAGGGAAAAGTGTGAGAAAATCTATGAAACGGAAGGCTGGTGCAAATGAGGAACCACGTTCCTCCAAGAAGGCCAAGATGGGTGTTGCCAAGGATGAAGGAAGAGAAAATCTGAGAAACCAGAAAGTGTTGTGGGGCAGAACATTTGCTCATGATATTCTTGACATGATAGGGATGCGCCAACTGGTTGACATCGCTGAATTTCAACAGTGGACACATTTGTTCACTACTGAGAGCCTTATGGTGTATGAGGCGTAGGTGAGGCGGAGGTGCGTAGTTTCTATATTGATATGTTCACTGTAGAAGATGAGAACATATGCCTGAAGGTGAATGGTGTTGATTTTGTGATGAATGAGGTTGTGCTGGGCACAATTCTAGGAGTGCCTAATGGCGGCATATCATCCATTGAGGGGACTTGCTCATCAAACTTCAGAAGTGCCATTTTGAAGGATGATGCAGTACAACAGGGGGAACAGGTACACAAAAAGGCCCTCCTTCCCGTGTACCAATTGTTGTTCGAGATAGTGAACAAGGTTTTGCTCCCTCGTGCAGAAAGGCGTTCCATTACGTCACAATCAGACATGTTCCTCATGGAAGCACTAGATGCCTACTCCACTATAAATCTGTCGGGCATTATGATTGAGCACATGAAGAAAGTGATAGATTTTAAGGATGACAATCATGGGCTGCCCTACAGTTTTTACTCACTAAGGTATTTGATGTCTTCAAAGTTCCTTTGGGAAAGGTTACAGTGGGTACTCGCAAGCAGACCTTCTCCAAGACCACCTTAGAAGAGTGTGAGTGCATCGATAAGAAAGGAGGGGTTGGCAGCAATTCCACTGTCTCTCAACTGATTAAAGCTCAAAACATTGCCAATGAAGAGATAAGGAAGTTGAAGGCACGGAATGTCATTATTGAGGGACAACTTAGTCAGGCCCATGAGGCACCTGGTTCCAGCAGTACACAAGGCGCAGAGGTTGCCCGTCTGACCAAGGAAAATGCTGCACTCAGGAAACAGGTCGAGGACCTGAAAGAGAGGTTGCTTAATGAGCAAGTGTCAGCAAATGCTCGAATGGATATTCTCTTTAGAACCCTTGCCTCTTTTTCTCTGCCTCCCTCTTCCAGTGCTCCTTAAAATCGTTCCTTTCCCAATGTCCTGTTCAAGTTGTCTGTCCTCTATTTTGGTCTTTTTGTTTTGATGCGTTTAGTGGCTGGTACTTtttctgttattttattttgTGGATGCTTATGTAACAAATGGTAATACTAATTCTGCTTCCTGCATATTTCCAAATTAATGAATATCCCGTCCTTTTGCTATGCATGCCTTGCTTTTATGCTCTGTTCTTCGTCATTTTTGCGTGCACACATGTGTCATGAGTTACGCTTgctagacttctttttgcttattactTGCTACTAatttttttatgatgccaaaaggggggaaAGTAATTGAGGGGGAACAGGTTCAGGGGGAATACAGGAAATATTTATGGTACTCTGGTTCTCATAGGGAATTTTAATtacaagtttgtcatcatcaaaaaaggggAATTGATAGGTTATGTATCATGTTTTATTTTGAAGATCTAACAAACTTAAATGTTAAGAACCAGATAGGGAACCTGTTCCACATCCTCAAAGTGCTCAAcatcaacaagtctcaagtctggGACATGTTCCAACATTCAGAGTCAAagaaacaacagagggaacagatcGACATCAGTTCCCTAGCTGACAGTACCAGTCAACTTCCCACAGTTGTAATGTAGTTGCAACTGTTCCTCTGCACACACGCAATAGTGCAAACAGTGGAACAATCACTTTATGGGAAATACCCTTGTACCAAATATGCTTGCATCACTCAAGTGATGTCACTTGTGTAATATTAGCATGAAGCAAAGGAAAATCAACACTTGCACATTCCAGATTTCATCAAGCTCTCTCTCAAAGTGTGTCGCGGACTTGCAAGTGATTTCCAGGCTTCAGGAACAAAGaataacataacgaaggaccagtttccaGTATTGTATCATCATATGTCCCTATTTGTGTTGTACCTTTGTTAGTGTGATTtaattgtaattcctacttagcttagctagAAGTATCGTGTAGGAAACAAATTGTAAAATCATAAACTCTGTGTTTGtgtcttgactagagttagtcgagttgtgaaCTTTGTAAtaaagttattacaaagaggcatGTAATAGAGGAGTCCAGAACCCATTTGTGGTTCTTTTTGACAAAAAGAACGGAAATGCGTGTAAAAAAAAGTTACCTAACTatgtataacgctcttttaaagagcgttataccttaacggacgTTAAgatatagcgctctttaaaagagcatTATACATATATAACGCCCTTATAAATCACGTTAatgtatagcgcggtatataaaaGCGTTATATGTATAGCGTTATTATATACCGTGCTATACATAGATAAAAATGGTCCCCTCCCTTCTTCCCCATGATGAAAACCAGTCCCCTTcccccatttttttaaaaatcataagcggtcccccccccccccccccaaaaaaaatttcTCCAAAACAAATCCGAGTGGACCTCACCCGTCACAAGATTGTAGGTCCCATATCCTAGCCAAGTCTTCTATTGTTGTGGTTTGCTTGTTTCGGactcaaatttttaatttatcaactTTCTGAAAAACATAAATCAaggtattccgatttagtttatGTCAAAACTCGTATAAATAATACATATTAGTTGTTTTGAATGTGTTTTCATGTTATTTTGTGTTTTGTTTTGCGATTAAACTAGTATGTTATTTTATCCGGACTAAAATATTAGTGTTCTACACAAATATGTAAAAATTGAGAAATCATTATTAtttgttaataaaaatatttaataatttttttttactgttttatatgtattttcgtgaatattttgtgattaaatttattgttgtttttatctagtttagattatttatttgtttaaagactagtaatatagtgcccttttagcgtagtaaaatgtagagccttttagcgtagtatccctgtagtttaagtatctcttatattgatagatcaaacacaaactctggccaatttacaaaaattaattatttaatttacaaaacaaacatataaaattatgaaactaacatgtaaaatattaaaattgatacaataagaattcaggatagcttggtgctactggtcCTCAAATAttgagcctggaacccatagatatatactctgtccaattaaatattgtataattataaaaaataattatttaatttacaaaacaaacatataaaattatgaaaccaacatgtaaaataataaaactaacacatacaagaattcaggatagcttggtgctactgggtctcaaatatcgagcctggaacccatatgtgaatactctgtccaattaaatattgtataattataaaaattaattatttaatttacaaaacaaacatataaaattatgaaactaacatgtaaaataataaaattaacacatacaagaatttaggataacttggtgctactgggcctcaaatatcgagcctggaacccataagtgaatactctgtccaattaaatattgtataattataaaaattaattatttaatttacaaaacaaacatataaaattatgaaactaacatgtaaaataataaaactaacacatacaggaattcaggatagcttggtgctactgggcctcaaatatcgagcctgaaacccatatgtgaatactttgtccaattaaatattgtataattataaaaaataattatttaatttacaaaataaacatacaaaattatgaaactaacatgtaaaataataaaattgacacatacaagaattcaggatagcttggtgctattggcctcaaatatcgagcctggaacccatatgtcaatactctgtccaattaaatattgtataattataaaaattaattatttaatttacagaacaaacatacaaaattatgaaactaacatgtaaaataataaaatcgacacatacaagaattcaggatagcttggtgctactgggcctcaaatatcgagcctggaacccatagatatatgtactctgtccaattaaatattgtataactataaaaattaattatttaatttacagaacaaatatataattaat of Nicotiana tomentosiformis chromosome 7, ASM39032v3, whole genome shotgun sequence contains these proteins:
- the LOC138895638 gene encoding uncharacterized protein, which gives rise to MDLCGPMRVTSRGGKKYIFVIVDDYSRFTWTLFLKTKDETFLVFAAFVKNIQVHDQVPPEQNPYELLNRRKPKLTHLRIFGCKYFVLNNGKEALGKFDAKSDEGIFLGYSAQSKAYKVYNKKTQCVEESIHEPGSSITITEVENRVVDVVQGTPDAELRSGTQVNNGSHSEEPRPSHNEFQVSNWKHKSSPPLQNVITPLDSGIQTRSKSRNSLAFSTFLSQIEPKNIKEALKDADWITAMQDELHLFE